A genomic window from Anthocerotibacter panamensis C109 includes:
- a CDS encoding Crp/Fnr family transcriptional regulator — protein sequence MNSPFLNLLPPEVRQCLTVRKLDAHQTLFQQGQKAEAFYLLESGRLRLVGFVAQQMIDYFFVKSGEIFAEPALFLDSYPCTAIADESCKLVAIPREIFLEAMAQHPELSHALMKQIVLRFCKAKTLLELRSVRPVRERILHYLRLNTQSDKQTVVLDHALKDVASELGLAPEVLSRTLTQLEIEGILRRNKRTIWLSEQWLALRTVDKKVV from the coding sequence ATGAATAGTCCGTTTCTCAATCTCCTGCCGCCCGAAGTACGGCAATGTTTAACAGTGCGAAAGTTAGACGCCCACCAAACGCTTTTCCAGCAAGGGCAGAAAGCTGAGGCATTTTATCTGCTCGAATCTGGTCGTCTGCGCCTGGTCGGGTTTGTGGCTCAGCAGATGATTGATTACTTCTTTGTTAAATCTGGTGAGATCTTTGCTGAACCTGCTCTGTTTCTAGATTCTTATCCCTGTACAGCCATTGCTGATGAATCATGCAAACTAGTTGCTATTCCCCGAGAAATATTTCTAGAAGCGATGGCTCAGCACCCGGAACTGAGCCATGCTTTGATGAAACAAATAGTCCTACGGTTTTGCAAAGCTAAGACCTTGCTGGAGTTGCGCAGCGTCCGTCCGGTTCGCGAGCGCATCCTACATTATTTAAGGCTCAATACTCAGAGTGATAAACAAACCGTTGTGCTAGATCATGCCCTCAAAGACGTGGCGAGTGAACTGGGTTTGGCTCCAGAAGTACTCTCGCGTACGCTGACACAGCTAGAAATTGAAGGAATCCTCCGTCGCAACAAGCGCACCATCTGGCTGAGTGAACAATGGCTAGCCTTACGCACAGTCGATAAAAAAGTGGTCTAA
- a CDS encoding 2Fe-2S iron-sulfur cluster-binding protein yields MATYAVTLVTPRGTQIIQCPDNQYILDVAEKNKIILPSSCRAGICGTCTGKLISGSVDQSEQSILEEEQIADGYVQLCVGYATSDCTIETHQSAP; encoded by the coding sequence ATGGCTACCTATGCAGTCACCCTGGTCACCCCCCGTGGAACCCAAATCATTCAATGTCCCGACAATCAGTACATTCTGGATGTAGCCGAAAAAAACAAGATCATCCTCCCCTCTTCCTGTCGCGCGGGCATCTGCGGTACCTGTACGGGCAAACTGATCAGCGGCTCCGTTGACCAGAGTGAGCAGTCCATCCTTGAAGAGGAGCAGATTGCAGACGGCTACGTGCAGCTTTGTGTTGGTTATGCGACCTCTGACTGCACCATTGAGACGCACCAGTCAGCACCCTAG
- a CDS encoding glycoside hydrolase family 15 protein: protein MTHSAEARLAAYYDHIQGVILTRQNPITGLLPASTAVNAHGDYTDAWVRDNVYSILGVWGLALAYRRVDDNLGRSFELEHSIVKLMRGLLFAMMRQAVKVEQFKNTQSPRDALHAKYDTPSGQTVVGDHAWGHLQLDATSLYLLMLAQMTASGLNIIYTIDEVNFIQNLVYYIGRTYRTPDYGIWERGNKINHGFPELNTSSIGMAKAALEAMNGLDLFGARGSQRSVIHVLPDEIARARITLESLLPRESGSKEIDAALLSIISFPAFAVDDPNLVARTRDEIVQKLEGRYGCKRFLRDGHQTVLEDTSRLHYEPVELKQFEHIECEWPLFFTYLTLDGLFRQDAHQARHYQQRLEAILIDNQDFGLVPELYYVPSDCIAQERTQPSSQTRLPNANIPLVWAQSLYLLGCLLGEGLLHPEDIDPLGRYRMSRTRSRPVVQVALLSEDEQLQLELAAQGIPTQTLEQVHPVQVRYAHELSIIYTQIGRNQKLGLTGRPVRRLRGLTTSRVYRICGESLVFLPSFLNLEQFYLTLDSHFLVSQIKSELTYIHEHWSQRGRPTVTLLITWEMVQAGRAGLLTLMKELGEGTCSGIPVRLGPLHQLMLTAGQERIDFLHDFTFSTAALQGHRSEDKRYLAFDPSQTAPLGHVQELALDFETGVQASLTRLQHTANLYEQIELLQLLVRLKGLDFDTHLGAPDAPAVLVQDLIAEVYLTAGLGHQNEHPVLIEPADTSDGTGYGGPYWAVVRRAAGLLGKVDIGLSDAVTILLVRQKQISVGKAYSEDALINRPLTDQEVVAKINEFCREDIRDRVLTQEVIISLSLLMRANPRLFTSLLTLRVGYLILLITTDLAQEHNLTQDEAYEQVMHLSPYALQTHLARVLADYEEMHQVFFLQESLHTNHEQISWLLAPTRTLTPPVGGWFKKRQRDGTLNRVPRGFYPKVWLLLRHCRGLIIGDKLERRNRLDSELILAQMTPGEGDFALWVEHLLNKIAAPQYRQVNIEALMTLASLVESNPGLLIADYIVMDVLIGHAVRLVWLETNRRDADHYEDYKASAWRAFYESAPQEVATYVIAALQFLTQLGQDRPLPTAP, encoded by the coding sequence ATGACTCATTCCGCTGAGGCTCGCCTCGCCGCTTACTACGACCATATCCAAGGGGTGATCCTCACCCGCCAAAATCCGATCACGGGTTTGTTGCCTGCGAGCACGGCAGTCAATGCCCACGGAGACTACACCGACGCCTGGGTGCGCGATAACGTCTATAGCATTCTCGGGGTCTGGGGTCTGGCTCTAGCTTACCGCCGGGTAGACGACAATTTGGGGCGCTCTTTTGAGCTTGAGCATAGCATCGTCAAGCTTATGCGCGGCTTGCTCTTTGCCATGATGCGTCAGGCCGTTAAGGTCGAGCAGTTCAAGAATACCCAATCCCCCCGCGACGCCCTGCACGCGAAGTACGACACCCCGAGCGGTCAGACGGTAGTCGGCGACCATGCCTGGGGTCATCTACAACTGGATGCCACCTCGCTCTACCTGCTGATGCTCGCCCAGATGACCGCCTCTGGATTAAACATCATCTACACCATCGACGAGGTCAACTTCATTCAAAATTTGGTCTATTACATCGGGCGCACCTACCGCACCCCTGACTACGGCATTTGGGAGCGCGGCAATAAGATCAACCACGGCTTCCCGGAGTTAAATACTAGCTCGATAGGGATGGCGAAAGCAGCGCTAGAGGCGATGAATGGCCTGGATCTCTTTGGGGCACGGGGATCGCAGCGCTCGGTGATCCATGTGCTCCCCGATGAAATTGCCCGTGCCCGCATCACCCTGGAGTCGCTGTTGCCCCGCGAATCCGGTTCTAAAGAAATCGATGCGGCGCTCTTGAGCATCATCAGCTTCCCGGCTTTTGCCGTTGACGACCCCAACCTTGTCGCCCGCACGCGCGACGAGATTGTCCAAAAGCTCGAAGGGCGCTACGGCTGTAAGCGATTTTTACGCGATGGTCACCAGACTGTGCTCGAAGATACCAGCCGCCTGCACTACGAACCCGTTGAACTCAAGCAGTTTGAGCATATCGAGTGTGAATGGCCGCTGTTCTTTACCTATCTCACCCTCGATGGCCTTTTTCGACAAGACGCGCATCAAGCCCGTCACTATCAGCAGCGGCTGGAAGCGATCCTGATAGATAACCAGGACTTTGGTCTAGTCCCGGAACTGTACTACGTGCCCTCCGACTGCATTGCCCAGGAGCGTACCCAACCCAGTAGTCAGACCCGCCTGCCCAATGCCAATATCCCGCTGGTCTGGGCGCAGAGTCTCTATCTGCTCGGCTGTCTGTTGGGGGAAGGGCTGTTGCACCCGGAGGACATCGACCCGTTGGGCCGTTATCGGATGAGCCGTACTCGCTCGCGCCCGGTGGTACAGGTGGCTCTCCTGTCCGAAGACGAGCAGTTGCAGCTAGAGTTAGCGGCGCAGGGCATCCCCACGCAGACCCTGGAGCAGGTGCACCCAGTCCAAGTGCGCTACGCCCACGAACTTTCTATCATCTACACCCAGATCGGGCGCAACCAAAAACTGGGCCTCACCGGGCGTCCGGTGCGCCGCCTGCGGGGACTCACCACTTCACGGGTCTACCGAATCTGCGGGGAGTCCCTGGTTTTTCTGCCGAGTTTTCTCAATCTGGAGCAGTTCTATCTGACCCTGGACAGCCATTTTCTCGTCAGTCAGATCAAGAGCGAACTGACCTATATCCACGAACACTGGAGCCAGCGGGGGCGGCCTACGGTGACCCTCCTTATCACCTGGGAGATGGTCCAGGCGGGGCGGGCGGGTTTGCTCACGCTGATGAAGGAATTGGGGGAAGGGACTTGTAGCGGTATTCCCGTGCGGCTAGGTCCGCTCCATCAGCTCATGCTGACAGCCGGTCAAGAACGCATCGATTTTTTGCACGATTTTACGTTTAGTACCGCTGCGCTTCAGGGGCACCGCTCAGAAGACAAGCGCTATCTCGCCTTCGATCCCTCCCAGACAGCGCCTTTGGGCCATGTGCAGGAACTCGCTTTAGACTTCGAGACCGGAGTCCAGGCTTCGTTGACGCGCCTACAGCATACTGCCAACCTCTATGAACAAATCGAACTACTCCAGCTCTTAGTGCGCCTTAAGGGGTTAGATTTCGACACGCACTTGGGAGCGCCGGATGCCCCTGCCGTCCTAGTCCAGGACCTCATCGCCGAGGTCTATCTCACCGCAGGGTTGGGCCACCAAAACGAGCACCCCGTCCTAATCGAGCCAGCGGATACCAGCGACGGCACCGGATACGGCGGCCCCTATTGGGCGGTGGTACGCAGGGCAGCGGGGCTGTTGGGTAAGGTCGATATCGGTCTTTCGGACGCGGTGACGATTCTTTTGGTGCGCCAAAAGCAAATCTCCGTGGGCAAAGCCTACAGTGAAGACGCGCTCATCAATCGCCCCCTGACCGACCAGGAAGTGGTCGCTAAGATCAACGAGTTCTGCCGTGAGGATATCCGCGACCGCGTCTTGACCCAGGAAGTGATTATCTCCTTGAGCCTGTTGATGCGGGCCAACCCCCGCCTCTTCACCAGCTTGTTGACGCTGCGGGTGGGTTATCTGATCTTGCTCATCACCACTGATCTCGCCCAGGAACATAACCTCACCCAAGACGAAGCTTACGAGCAGGTGATGCACCTGAGCCCCTATGCGCTCCAGACCCACCTCGCGCGGGTATTGGCGGACTACGAAGAGATGCATCAGGTCTTTTTCTTGCAAGAATCCCTGCATACCAATCACGAACAAATCTCCTGGTTACTGGCTCCCACCCGGACACTCACCCCACCCGTTGGCGGTTGGTTCAAGAAACGGCAACGCGACGGGACCCTCAACCGGGTGCCTCGAGGCTTTTACCCCAAAGTCTGGCTTTTGCTCAGGCACTGTCGGGGGCTCATCATCGGGGACAAACTAGAGCGGCGCAATCGCCTCGACAGCGAGCTGATCCTGGCCCAGATGACCCCCGGCGAGGGGGATTTTGCGCTGTGGGTCGAACATCTGCTCAATAAGATTGCCGCGCCCCAATACCGTCAGGTCAATATCGAAGCCCTGATGACCCTTGCCTCGCTCGTAGAAAGTAATCCGGGTTTGCTCATTGCAGACTATATCGTGATGGATGTGCTGATCGGCCATGCCGTGCGTCTAGTCTGGTTAGAGACCAACCGCCGGGATGCAGACCACTACGAAGACTACAAGGCGAGCGCTTGGCGGGCTTTTTATGAGAGTGCGCCCCAGGAAGTGGCTACCTATGTGATAGCTGCCTTGCAATTTCTGACCCAATTGGGCCAGGACCGCCCCCTCCCGACTGCCCCCTAA
- a CDS encoding thioredoxin family protein, protein MGLLGTLGLAFCPASRAAEAGDPLPEFQGISTWLNSKLLTTVDLRGKVVAVQFWTFGCINCQRTLPSMVSLYSKYADKGLVIVGVHTPEFPYERDLNNVKAALKKRGIVYPVAIDNGFKTWRAYSNEYWPHLFIADRKGRLRYDHIGEGAYAKNEQMVKKLLAEA, encoded by the coding sequence ATGGGCTTGTTGGGGACTTTAGGTCTAGCCTTCTGTCCGGCAAGTCGCGCTGCTGAAGCAGGAGACCCCCTGCCGGAGTTTCAAGGGATCAGCACATGGCTCAACAGCAAACTGCTTACGACGGTCGATCTGCGCGGGAAAGTGGTCGCGGTTCAATTTTGGACTTTTGGCTGTATCAACTGTCAGCGTACACTACCCTCCATGGTCAGCCTCTATAGCAAGTATGCAGACAAAGGGCTGGTCATCGTCGGCGTTCATACCCCTGAGTTCCCCTACGAGCGAGACCTCAATAACGTTAAGGCAGCCCTCAAAAAGCGTGGCATCGTCTATCCGGTCGCCATAGACAATGGTTTCAAAACCTGGCGCGCTTATAGCAACGAGTACTGGCCGCACCTCTTTATTGCTGACCGCAAGGGCCGTCTGCGCTATGACCACATTGGAGAGGGCGCTTACGCTAAAAACGAACAGATGGTGAAAAAACTGCTCGCTGAAGCCTAA
- a CDS encoding Pls/PosA family non-ribosomal peptide synthetase has protein sequence MFQMIPGKSPSVTTGLLATNLIRSELLTEIFAATAGRLAHKVALDDGCQQLTYGELDHRSNQLAQMLQQAGIGPRDCVGLWMQRSLDLHVGLLGILKAGAAYLPFDAEAPPARIASTLQDCSAQVLLAHQKLLQHALIPWAGRCLAWENLYLNGVTPTPSLLRTATPDDPAYIIYTSGSTGQPKGIAVTHRNVCHWARAENQVLQVQQTDVVYQGFSLAFDMSVEEIWLAYLVGATLWVAPTDLVKAVDRLPGALAAAGISVLHAVPTLLGMLEQEIPSLRLINLGGEVCLPGLVERWSRPGRQIYNTYGPTETTVTATWAECQPGQPMTIGKPLPNYLAYVLDEAMNPVPLEAIGELYIGGPGVTAGYIGRPELTAAKFVRNPFAATAEQAPILYRTGDCVHLDGKGDLVFHSRIDDQVKIRGYRIELGEIEALLTAQPAVKSAAVAVRKEASGVDQLVAFLVLRQEPLWDIAEAKRDLAARLPDYMLPSQYLRVAHLPTLSSGKVDRKSLPTLAAEPLCSPERLRQAPTTATEHELLEAWQELFPQCPVSTADDFFTDLGGHSLLAALLISRLRKRYRQLSVQDLYQYRTISALAAYLAQETTVLEPRTATFQAIPTGRYLACMAGQALGLLVIYGFFSLQWLVPYLTYAGMIAQDHSLWASVAAALVVYSGLIPILLGLSVAVKWLVIGRYRPGNYPLWGFYYWRWWFVRRFQAVMPVQYLTGTPLLGLYYRLLGAHIGEQVYLGHAEIGAPDLVSIGDHSSISYRSILYNCKVEDGLLKIGPITVGAHCFLGSGTVLSDNTVLEDYAELEDLSALPSATRIPTKQIWQGSPARFRTQVDLERLAQPQPVSVAKRRVFAGVFGVLLLLFPVLALLPVFPGFMVLHGLDNDTQGYSFLLLTPALSLLYVLLSATEIVVLRWLLLGRVRVGTYSLYSSFYVRKWLVDQLMELSLSTLHPIYATLYLTPWYRLLGVKLGKGTEVSTASAVTHDLLEIDDESFIADAVILGDPHIRYQRLTLQQTRIGKRSFVGNSALIRDGSTIPDGCLIGCLSQPPQEESLTPGSSWFGTPAMFLPKRQTFTDYPAHLTFNPPPHLIALRLLIEGTRILLPATIVMALSIYFISLMGDFIDTYGWAIAALIFPLLYIGCATVATLVIVALKWLLVGRYRPVAQPMWTPFVWLSELITSTYETLGVSFFLDMLRGTPFLSVFLRLLGSRIGKRVYIDTTDLTEFDVVHIGDDCALNHDCGPQTHLFEDRVMKIGAVVLGDRVVMGALSIVLYDASLEADSWLGPLSMAMKGEQLPAGSAWFGSPARPWN, from the coding sequence ATGTTTCAAATGATTCCTGGTAAAAGCCCAAGTGTGACAACTGGACTGCTAGCAACTAACCTGATCCGATCCGAGTTGCTGACAGAGATCTTTGCTGCTACTGCTGGACGACTAGCACACAAAGTAGCCCTTGATGATGGGTGTCAGCAGTTGACTTACGGTGAGCTGGATCATCGCTCTAATCAGTTGGCGCAGATGCTGCAACAGGCAGGCATTGGCCCGCGCGACTGCGTCGGGCTGTGGATGCAACGTTCACTGGATCTCCATGTGGGATTGCTGGGTATCCTCAAAGCCGGTGCCGCCTACCTCCCGTTCGACGCCGAAGCGCCGCCTGCTCGTATTGCCAGCACGCTCCAAGATTGCTCGGCGCAAGTGCTTCTGGCGCACCAAAAGCTTTTGCAACATGCTCTTATCCCCTGGGCTGGGCGGTGTCTGGCGTGGGAAAATCTTTACCTCAATGGCGTCACCCCCACCCCGTCCTTGCTGCGGACAGCCACCCCGGACGATCCCGCCTATATCATCTACACCTCCGGTTCCACAGGTCAGCCAAAGGGGATCGCCGTCACGCACCGCAATGTCTGCCACTGGGCTAGAGCGGAAAATCAAGTCCTACAGGTACAGCAGACCGACGTGGTGTATCAGGGATTCTCTCTCGCCTTTGATATGTCCGTCGAAGAGATCTGGCTAGCTTATCTGGTGGGGGCCACGCTATGGGTAGCCCCCACCGACCTTGTCAAGGCGGTGGACCGGCTTCCAGGAGCATTGGCAGCGGCTGGGATCAGTGTCCTTCACGCCGTACCTACCCTGTTGGGGATGCTGGAGCAGGAGATTCCCAGTCTGCGGCTCATCAATCTGGGTGGTGAAGTTTGCCTGCCGGGTCTGGTGGAGCGCTGGTCAAGACCAGGACGGCAGATCTACAACACCTATGGCCCCACCGAGACAACCGTGACAGCGACTTGGGCTGAATGTCAGCCCGGTCAACCGATGACGATTGGCAAGCCCCTCCCCAACTATCTGGCCTACGTCTTGGATGAGGCCATGAACCCGGTCCCCCTGGAAGCGATAGGCGAGCTATATATTGGCGGACCGGGCGTCACCGCAGGGTATATCGGTCGTCCTGAATTGACCGCAGCTAAGTTCGTCCGTAATCCTTTTGCGGCCACGGCTGAGCAGGCTCCTATCCTCTACCGCACCGGGGATTGCGTCCATCTCGACGGCAAGGGCGACTTGGTTTTTCATAGCCGGATCGACGATCAGGTCAAGATTCGAGGCTATCGTATCGAACTCGGAGAGATTGAGGCGCTCCTGACTGCGCAACCCGCTGTGAAATCAGCCGCTGTCGCTGTGCGCAAGGAAGCGAGCGGGGTTGACCAATTGGTGGCGTTCCTCGTGCTGCGTCAGGAGCCCTTGTGGGATATAGCCGAGGCAAAACGGGATTTGGCAGCCCGGTTGCCGGACTATATGCTTCCTAGCCAGTACCTACGGGTCGCGCATCTGCCTACTTTATCTAGCGGCAAAGTTGACCGCAAAAGCCTACCCACCCTCGCCGCTGAACCGCTCTGTTCCCCAGAGCGTCTTCGCCAAGCGCCCACGACAGCAACCGAACACGAGTTGCTAGAGGCATGGCAGGAGCTTTTCCCCCAGTGCCCAGTGTCTACCGCAGATGACTTCTTCACCGATCTGGGCGGACATTCCCTGCTGGCGGCTCTGTTGATCTCACGCCTGCGTAAGCGCTACCGGCAACTGTCTGTACAGGATTTATATCAATACCGCACGATCAGTGCGCTTGCTGCGTACTTGGCTCAAGAGACGACCGTCCTCGAACCGCGTACCGCCACTTTTCAGGCCATTCCGACGGGGCGCTATCTGGCGTGTATGGCTGGGCAGGCACTCGGACTGTTGGTCATCTATGGCTTTTTCTCCTTACAGTGGCTGGTTCCCTACCTGACCTACGCGGGGATGATCGCTCAAGACCACAGCCTGTGGGCCTCCGTCGCTGCCGCACTGGTCGTGTATAGCGGGCTCATCCCGATACTGCTTGGCTTATCTGTGGCGGTCAAATGGCTGGTGATTGGGCGCTATAGACCTGGAAATTATCCGCTTTGGGGATTTTATTACTGGCGCTGGTGGTTTGTGCGTCGTTTTCAGGCCGTGATGCCGGTGCAATACTTGACCGGTACGCCTCTGCTTGGCCTGTACTACCGGCTGCTGGGGGCACATATCGGGGAGCAGGTGTATCTGGGTCATGCGGAGATCGGGGCTCCAGACCTCGTTAGTATCGGGGATCACAGCAGCATTAGCTACCGGTCCATTCTATATAACTGCAAAGTAGAAGATGGACTCCTCAAAATCGGTCCTATCACGGTCGGAGCCCATTGCTTCCTCGGCAGTGGCACCGTGCTGAGCGATAACACAGTCCTCGAAGACTATGCCGAACTTGAGGACCTGTCTGCGCTGCCCAGCGCAACCAGGATTCCGACCAAGCAGATCTGGCAGGGCTCACCCGCACGCTTTCGCACTCAGGTGGACTTAGAGCGTCTGGCCCAGCCCCAACCGGTTTCGGTCGCGAAACGCAGGGTATTTGCCGGGGTCTTTGGGGTGTTGTTGCTGCTTTTTCCGGTCCTGGCTCTGCTGCCTGTTTTTCCGGGCTTCATGGTGCTCCATGGGCTGGATAACGACACTCAAGGCTATAGCTTTCTGCTGCTCACACCAGCGCTCTCGCTGCTGTATGTGCTCCTGTCTGCTACAGAAATCGTAGTCCTGCGCTGGCTTCTTCTAGGTCGCGTACGAGTGGGGACGTACAGTCTGTACAGCTCTTTTTATGTCCGCAAATGGTTGGTAGACCAGTTGATGGAACTGAGTCTATCCACGCTGCATCCCATTTACGCCACCCTTTATCTCACGCCCTGGTATCGGCTTTTGGGGGTCAAGCTCGGCAAGGGTACGGAGGTATCGACCGCTAGCGCCGTCACCCACGACTTGCTGGAGATCGACGACGAATCCTTCATTGCCGACGCAGTGATCTTGGGCGATCCGCACATCCGCTACCAGCGGCTGACCCTCCAACAGACGCGCATTGGCAAGCGCAGTTTTGTCGGGAACAGTGCACTGATTCGCGACGGTAGCACAATCCCCGATGGCTGCCTGATCGGCTGCCTGTCACAGCCGCCACAGGAGGAGTCCTTGACGCCAGGAAGTTCCTGGTTTGGTACGCCCGCCATGTTTTTGCCAAAACGGCAAACCTTCACAGACTATCCGGCGCACTTGACCTTCAATCCCCCCCCTCATTTGATCGCGCTCAGACTGCTGATTGAAGGGACGCGCATCCTCCTGCCCGCCACGATTGTGATGGCCTTGAGTATCTATTTCATCAGCCTCATGGGCGACTTCATAGATACCTACGGATGGGCTATAGCGGCCCTGATTTTCCCGTTGCTCTATATCGGTTGCGCTACGGTGGCTACTCTGGTGATAGTGGCGCTCAAATGGCTCTTGGTCGGTCGCTACCGGCCTGTAGCCCAGCCGATGTGGACCCCTTTTGTGTGGCTGAGCGAACTCATTACCTCCACGTATGAGACGCTGGGCGTCTCCTTTTTTCTGGATATGCTGCGCGGAACGCCTTTTCTCAGCGTTTTCCTGCGCCTATTGGGGAGTCGGATTGGCAAACGTGTCTATATAGATACCACGGACCTGACCGAATTTGACGTGGTGCACATCGGTGATGACTGTGCGCTCAATCACGACTGTGGGCCGCAGACGCATCTATTTGAGGACCGGGTGATGAAAATTGGAGCGGTGGTCTTGGGTGATCGGGTGGTGATGGGGGCCTTGTCCATCGTGCTTTACGACGCCAGTCTAGAAGCAGATAGTTGGCTTGGCCCCCTGTCGATGGCGATGAAAGGGGAGCAGTTGCCCGCAGGCAGCGCCTGGTTCGGCTCCCCCGCCCGTCCCTGGAATTAG
- a CDS encoding molybdopterin-dependent oxidoreductase, which translates to MVNNPTTLSLEQIQALPHKSQVIRQVCVEGWSKIVQWGGLPLVELLKQVEPTPEARYVFFRSAEGFRDTQGDLYGYYETWDLASCVHPQTLLVYEHNGEPITQENGAPLRVGSPIKLGYKNIKYVQEIMLVNKIPEQVGYWEDEGYEWYGGL; encoded by the coding sequence CTGGTCAACAACCCGACGACCCTGAGCCTGGAGCAAATCCAAGCGCTGCCGCACAAATCGCAGGTCATCCGTCAGGTGTGTGTCGAGGGCTGGTCAAAAATCGTGCAGTGGGGGGGGCTGCCCTTGGTGGAGTTGCTCAAACAGGTCGAGCCGACCCCCGAAGCGCGCTATGTGTTCTTTCGTTCTGCCGAGGGGTTCCGGGACACTCAGGGCGACCTGTATGGTTACTACGAGACATGGGACCTGGCTTCTTGTGTACATCCGCAGACGTTGTTGGTGTACGAGCACAATGGGGAGCCGATTACCCAGGAGAATGGAGCGCCGCTACGGGTGGGCTCGCCCATCAAGTTGGGGTACAAGAACATCAAATATGTACAGGAAATCATGTTGGTCAACAAGATCCCCGAGCAGGTGGGCTATTGGGAGGACGAGGGCTACGAATGGTACGGTGGGCTCTGA
- a CDS encoding cytochrome c biogenesis CcdA family protein: MNPTLLILAPLAGLATVLSPCILPILPVLLGRSLKSHRQGPLALVAGLALSFALVGSVLSLWAEFLGPVNSWLRLGAIVVLLLLGLGSAFPKFSAGFFASVGQVWEKLIPTGLHPPSEEQGLWAEFWVGTQLGVVWIPCAGPVLGSILALVAVEKAAFLGFLALLAYACGAAVPMLALAYGGKGLVERVRWLYPHTEKVQRIAGVAIALTAVAILMGWDNQLQLLLAPLFPPIAL, encoded by the coding sequence ATGAATCCCACCCTCCTGATCCTTGCACCCTTGGCGGGACTGGCTACGGTCCTTTCTCCGTGCATCCTCCCGATTTTGCCGGTCCTCCTAGGCCGGTCACTCAAGAGCCACCGTCAGGGTCCGCTTGCCCTAGTGGCGGGACTTGCCCTTTCTTTTGCTCTGGTAGGCAGCGTGCTAAGCCTGTGGGCGGAGTTTCTCGGGCCGGTCAATAGTTGGCTACGCTTGGGAGCCATCGTGGTCTTATTGCTGTTGGGGCTGGGGTCCGCATTTCCCAAATTCAGTGCTGGATTCTTTGCGTCCGTGGGTCAGGTCTGGGAAAAGCTTATCCCAACCGGGCTTCACCCCCCTAGCGAGGAACAGGGGCTCTGGGCGGAATTTTGGGTGGGCACGCAGTTGGGCGTGGTGTGGATTCCTTGTGCAGGGCCGGTGCTGGGTTCCATTCTCGCCCTCGTGGCAGTAGAGAAAGCAGCATTCCTCGGATTCCTGGCGCTTCTGGCCTATGCTTGCGGGGCGGCAGTACCGATGCTGGCACTGGCTTATGGAGGCAAGGGTTTGGTGGAACGGGTCCGTTGGCTCTATCCTCATACCGAGAAGGTTCAGCGGATCGCAGGCGTGGCGATTGCCCTGACAGCGGTGGCAATCTTGATGGGTTGGGACAATCAACTACAACTTTTGCTAGCTCCGCTGTTCCCTCCCATTGCGCTGTAA
- a CDS encoding cytochrome b/b6 domain-containing protein yields MTTKSTTRKPPIPKQDLAAKLFHWVNIVSLFALMGSGLRIYNANPVFGGRGSFSFPVGMTLGVGLAGGRHWHFFFMWFFGLNLLWYGLYIFATKRWKNRYVGSADLKVLREGTNPKRKNYAFHRLVYTSFIPMLLLSLLTGLGMWKPVQFGWIVTLFGSWQTLRTLHFISIPAVLLLLIFHSLLALKVGEWRLVRSIFA; encoded by the coding sequence ATGACCACCAAAAGTACCACGCGCAAGCCCCCGATACCCAAACAGGACTTGGCCGCCAAGCTCTTTCACTGGGTCAATATTGTCAGTCTCTTTGCCTTGATGGGCAGCGGCTTGCGCATCTACAACGCCAACCCGGTTTTTGGCGGGCGCGGTAGCTTCTCCTTTCCGGTGGGGATGACCTTGGGTGTGGGATTGGCTGGGGGACGGCACTGGCACTTCTTCTTCATGTGGTTTTTTGGACTTAACTTACTCTGGTATGGCCTCTATATCTTCGCTACCAAGCGCTGGAAGAACCGCTATGTCGGCAGCGCAGACCTCAAAGTCCTGCGCGAAGGCACCAATCCCAAACGCAAAAACTATGCCTTTCACCGCTTGGTCTACACTTCGTTTATTCCCATGCTGCTGCTGTCTTTGCTGACTGGGCTGGGGATGTGGAAACCGGTACAGTTTGGCTGGATCGTGACGCTCTTCGGCAGTTGGCAGACGCTCAGGACTTTGCACTTCATCTCCATCCCGGCGGTGCTGCTGCTGCTGATTTTTCACTCCCTGCTCGCCCTCAAGGTCGGCGAGTGGCGCTTAGTCCGCTCGATTTTCGCGTAG